The following proteins are encoded in a genomic region of Bernardetia sp. MNP-M8:
- a CDS encoding Mrp/NBP35 family ATP-binding protein — translation MQITKEGILEALSTVDDPDLKKDLVTLGMIKNISIEQEVNKTTVHFTVVLTTPACPLKELIRNNCEKAIHQKYDESVRCQIEMTSNVTSIRTGKILPEVKNIIAVASGKGGVGKSTVASNLAVALAQTGAKVGLIDADIFGPSIPTMFDCETARPGVRQEGERYIILPFEKHGVKLLSIGFLAPPDDAIVWRGPMASSAFKQFLSDTDWGELDYLFIDLPPGTSDIHLTLVQTVPVTGAVIVTTPQRVALADAQKGVAMFTQPKINVPILGIVENMAYFTPAELPENKYYLFGENGGKVLAKRNDVPFLGEVPLVQSIREAGDEGIPLAAQDNLDNQSQLVTETFKDIAQKLAQSVAVRNAQQNPTEAVSIK, via the coding sequence ATACAAATTACAAAAGAAGGAATTTTAGAAGCTCTTTCTACGGTAGATGATCCAGATTTGAAAAAAGATTTGGTTACCTTAGGAATGATAAAAAATATATCAATAGAACAAGAAGTAAACAAAACGACAGTACATTTTACAGTCGTTTTGACTACTCCTGCTTGTCCTCTAAAAGAACTCATTCGCAACAACTGTGAAAAAGCAATTCATCAAAAATATGATGAATCGGTTCGTTGTCAGATCGAAATGACATCGAATGTTACCAGTATCAGAACAGGAAAAATACTTCCTGAAGTAAAAAATATAATTGCTGTTGCTTCTGGAAAAGGTGGCGTAGGTAAGTCTACGGTTGCTTCAAATTTGGCTGTTGCTCTTGCTCAAACAGGCGCAAAAGTAGGTTTAATAGATGCCGATATTTTTGGTCCTTCTATCCCTACCATGTTTGATTGTGAAACAGCACGCCCTGGGGTTCGTCAAGAAGGCGAGCGTTATATTATCTTACCTTTCGAAAAACATGGCGTAAAGTTATTATCTATCGGTTTTCTTGCTCCTCCTGATGATGCTATTGTGTGGCGTGGACCTATGGCGAGTTCTGCATTTAAACAATTTTTGTCTGACACTGATTGGGGCGAACTAGATTATTTGTTTATTGACCTTCCTCCAGGGACGAGTGATATTCACCTTACTTTGGTTCAGACTGTTCCAGTAACAGGAGCAGTAATCGTGACGACACCTCAACGAGTGGCTTTAGCAGATGCTCAAAAAGGAGTGGCGATGTTTACACAACCAAAAATCAATGTTCCTATTTTGGGAATTGTTGAAAATATGGCATATTTCACACCTGCCGAACTTCCTGAAAACAAATATTATCTTTTTGGAGAAAATGGAGGAAAAGTATTAGCCAAACGAAATGATGTTCCATTTTTGGGAGAAGTTCCTTTGGTACAATCTATTCGTGAAGCTGGTGATGAAGGAATTCCGTTAGCAGCCCAAGACAACCTTGATAATCAATCTCAACTTGTTACAGAAACATTTAAGGATATTGCTCAAAAACTAGCGCAAAGTGTAGCTGTAAGAAATGCACAACAAAATCCAACAGAAGCAGTTTCTATAAAATAA
- a CDS encoding NifU family protein, translating to MSLENNLEKRVEIALDTIRPYLKADGGDVKVVEITEDGIVKVEMIGACGSCSISPITLKTGIEQAILSHVEEIKSVVAINLTDTKEKNVAV from the coding sequence ATGAGCCTAGAAAATAATTTAGAAAAAAGAGTAGAAATAGCCTTAGATACCATTCGTCCTTATTTAAAAGCAGATGGAGGAGATGTAAAAGTAGTAGAAATTACAGAAGACGGAATAGTTAAAGTAGAAATGATTGGAGCTTGTGGGTCATGTTCTATTTCTCCTATTACTCTCAAAACAGGCATCGAACAAGCCATTTTGAGTCATGTGGAAGAAATAAAAAGTGTTGTTGCAATCAACTTGACTGATACAAAAGAAAAAAACGTAGCCGTCTAA